CGCGCCGAAGCACCTGCCACCTCCGGGGAACGGCCGGAGGCCGCCTCTCTCGGGAGCACCATGCATGATGAGCGGGAGGGCGGACACGACCGACGCCCGGAGAACACAGGACCATGACGACCACGCCGACCCCCATCAGGACGAGGGACTCCTCGCGCCCGTCGGGCACGCCGACCCCCGATCCCCTCGACGAGGACGGGACCGACGGGACCCCCGCGACCACGCCCGCCGCCGCCCTGTCACCCGACGAGGCCGCCGCCGCCGCCCTCGACGCGCCGTTCCTCCGCAGCGTCTTCTCCGGCGACGACACCGACGAGGCATCGGCGCGGTTCGCGCCCGTGCTCGAGGGGATGCGCTTCGCCCGCGACCGCCGGTCGGACTTCTCCTACCGGTACGCGACCCTCGGCAGCGAGCGCGTCTCCCTCCGCACCTTCCGGTCCGCCGGTCCGCACTGGGCCGACGGCGCCCGGATGTCGGAGCACGTCGTCACGTGGTTCCTCGAGGGCCGGATCACGGTGGATCGCGGTTCGCGCGCGTTCTCGAACCAGGGCCAGCTCCCGTTCCTCCTCCCGACGGGCCGCCCCTTCCCGTACACGGCGACCGCGACGCGCCAGAACTGCGTGCACCTCGACGCCGGCTTCCTCGAGCAGACCGCCACCGAGTTCCACCACGGACCCGCGCGGCCGATCCTGTTCGAGAACCGCCGGGTGCCGAGCGCCGAGACGGCCGCCGTGTGGCGTCGCGCGCTCGCCGCATCCGCCCCCGTCATCACGGATCCCGACGCCTC
The nucleotide sequence above comes from Clavibacter sp. B3I6. Encoded proteins:
- a CDS encoding helix-turn-helix transcriptional regulator; translated protein: MTTTPTPIRTRDSSRPSGTPTPDPLDEDGTDGTPATTPAAALSPDEAAAAALDAPFLRSVFSGDDTDEASARFAPVLEGMRFARDRRSDFSYRYATLGSERVSLRTFRSAGPHWADGARMSEHVVTWFLEGRITVDRGSRAFSNQGQLPFLLPTGRPFPYTATATRQNCVHLDAGFLEQTATEFHHGPARPILFENRRVPSAETAAVWRRALAASAPVITDPDASPLLRLEADLALARATLRLFPWDDVDLPDELRAPRMAHIRVAVEYLHHNAHLPITPAEAAGAAGISTRVLQLALRRHHGQTPTEYLRGIRLRRVRAQLRDAEPTATTVRSIAERWGFAHLGRFAATYAQAFGELPSETLRS